Proteins encoded by one window of Halomonas chromatireducens:
- a CDS encoding lysophospholipid acyltransferase family protein, producing the protein MNVIRSLLFYLGYFLAILVCGGLFLPVAPLLPLQARYRLLNLYNHFITAWFRWTCGVRYRVSGREHLPEGPCVILANHQCEWETIYLQILKPPVCTVLKQELLRIPLFGWGLRLLHPIALDRSKPARAMRQVLTQGVQRLNEGLSVLIFPEGTRVAPGERRRYNKSGTVIACRAGVPVLPVAHNAGERWPGRHWVKNPGLLSVVVGEPIATEGRTPEEVLVEVEAWIEARLTEISEVPRPEAPAPDRGRRVRSTS; encoded by the coding sequence ATGAATGTTATTCGCAGCCTGTTGTTTTATCTGGGCTATTTTCTGGCCATTCTGGTATGCGGGGGGCTGTTCCTGCCGGTGGCGCCGCTTCTGCCACTGCAGGCCCGATACCGGTTGCTCAACCTCTATAATCATTTCATTACCGCCTGGTTTCGCTGGACCTGCGGGGTGCGCTACCGGGTCAGCGGCAGGGAGCACCTGCCCGAAGGCCCCTGCGTGATCCTGGCCAATCATCAGTGTGAATGGGAAACCATCTATCTCCAGATTCTCAAGCCGCCGGTGTGTACGGTGCTCAAGCAGGAGCTGCTCCGAATTCCCCTCTTCGGTTGGGGGCTGCGACTGTTGCACCCCATTGCACTGGACCGCTCGAAGCCGGCGCGGGCCATGCGTCAGGTCCTGACCCAGGGTGTGCAGCGGCTGAACGAGGGTCTGTCGGTATTGATATTTCCCGAGGGTACCCGGGTAGCGCCGGGCGAGCGTCGGCGCTACAACAAGAGCGGAACGGTGATTGCCTGCCGTGCGGGGGTGCCGGTGTTGCCTGTGGCGCATAACGCCGGCGAGCGTTGGCCGGGTCGACACTGGGTCAAGAACCCGGGGCTGCTGAGTGTCGTGGTGGGTGAGCCCATTGCCACCGAGGGCCGCACGCCCGAAGAGGTGCTGGTCGAGGTGGAGGCGTGGATCGAGGCTCGCCTGACGGAGATTTCCGAAGTGCCGCGGCCCGAGGCCCCTGCGCCTGACCGCGGAAGGCGTGTCCGCTCCACGTCATAA
- the fabB gene encoding beta-ketoacyl-ACP synthase I encodes MRRVVVTGLGIVSCLGNDRQAVVEALRNGRSGIRFKEEYAERGFRSQVAGAVDIDLDSLIDRKLRRFMGDAAAYAYVSMAQAVEDSGLTPEQVSHERTGLIAGSGGASSANQVEAADVMREKGLRRVGPYRVTRTMGSTVSACLATPFQIKGVNYSISSACATSAHCIGNAMEQIQLGKQDIVFAGGGEEEHWTLSCLFDAMGALSTHYNDTPEKASRPYDKARDGFVIAGGGGMLVLEELEHARARGAKIYAELVGYGATSDGHDMVAPSGEGATRCMRQALATVEGDIDYINTHGTSTPVGDVAELKAIRAVFGDSTPAMSSTKSLTGHSLGATGVQETIYSLLMMENDFIAASANVEELDDQAAGFDIVTSRRDGVSIERVLSNSFGFGGTNACLVLQRYRD; translated from the coding sequence ATGCGACGAGTGGTAGTCACCGGCCTGGGCATCGTATCTTGCCTGGGCAACGACCGGCAGGCGGTCGTCGAGGCGCTAAGGAACGGGCGCTCGGGCATTCGCTTCAAGGAAGAATATGCCGAACGCGGCTTTCGCAGCCAGGTGGCCGGCGCCGTGGATATCGACCTCGATTCCCTCATCGACCGCAAGCTGCGCCGCTTCATGGGCGATGCGGCGGCCTATGCGTATGTCAGCATGGCCCAGGCCGTCGAGGATTCGGGGCTTACGCCGGAACAGGTCTCCCATGAGCGAACCGGCCTGATTGCCGGCTCCGGCGGCGCTTCCAGCGCCAACCAGGTCGAAGCCGCCGATGTCATGCGCGAAAAAGGCCTGCGCCGGGTCGGTCCCTATCGGGTCACCCGCACCATGGGCAGCACCGTTTCCGCCTGCCTGGCCACGCCCTTCCAGATCAAGGGGGTCAACTATTCGATCTCCTCGGCCTGCGCCACCTCGGCCCACTGCATCGGCAACGCCATGGAGCAGATCCAGCTGGGCAAGCAGGACATCGTCTTCGCCGGCGGCGGCGAGGAGGAGCACTGGACCCTCTCCTGCCTGTTCGATGCCATGGGCGCCCTGTCGACGCACTACAACGACACGCCCGAGAAAGCCTCACGGCCCTACGACAAGGCCCGCGACGGCTTCGTCATCGCCGGTGGCGGTGGCATGCTGGTGCTCGAAGAGCTGGAACACGCCCGCGCCCGCGGCGCGAAGATCTACGCGGAGCTGGTCGGCTATGGCGCCACCTCCGACGGCCACGACATGGTGGCCCCGTCGGGTGAAGGCGCGACTCGCTGCATGCGCCAGGCGCTGGCCACGGTGGAAGGCGATATCGACTATATCAACACCCATGGCACCTCGACGCCGGTGGGGGATGTCGCCGAACTCAAGGCCATCCGTGCGGTGTTCGGCGACAGTACGCCGGCCATGAGCTCCACCAAGTCGCTGACCGGTCACTCGCTGGGCGCTACCGGCGTACAGGAAACGATCTACTCGTTGCTGATGATGGAGAACGACTTCATCGCCGCTTCGGCCAACGTCGAGGAACTCGATGACCAGGCCGCCGGTTTCGATATCGTCACCAGCCGTCGCGACGGCGTATCCATCGAACGCGTGCTCTCCAACAGCTTCGGCTTCGGCGGCACCAACGCCTGCCTGGTACTCCAGCGTTATCGCGACTGA
- the fabA gene encoding 3-hydroxyacyl-[acyl-carrier-protein] dehydratase FabA produces MTKQHSFVREELLACSRGELFGPGNAQLPAPNMLMLDRITHIHEAGGQFNKGELTAELDIHPDLWFFDCHFPGDPVMPGCLGLDAMWQLVGFYLGWLGHPGRGRALGCGEVKFTGQILPDAKKVTYQINIKRIITRRLILGMADGTVTVDGREIYQAHDLRVGLFTSTANF; encoded by the coding sequence GTGACCAAGCAACACTCTTTCGTACGCGAAGAACTGCTGGCGTGCAGCCGCGGTGAGCTTTTCGGCCCCGGCAATGCCCAATTGCCGGCCCCCAATATGCTGATGCTCGATCGCATCACGCATATCCACGAAGCGGGAGGCCAGTTCAACAAGGGCGAACTGACCGCCGAACTGGATATACACCCCGACCTCTGGTTCTTCGACTGCCACTTCCCCGGCGACCCTGTCATGCCCGGCTGCCTGGGGCTGGACGCCATGTGGCAGTTGGTGGGCTTCTATCTGGGCTGGCTCGGCCACCCCGGCAGGGGGCGCGCACTCGGCTGTGGTGAGGTGAAGTTCACCGGCCAGATTCTGCCCGATGCCAAGAAGGTCACCTACCAGATCAATATCAAGCGCATCATCACCCGGCGCCTGATACTGGGCATGGCCGATGGCACAGTGACTGTCGACGGCCGCGAGATCTATCAGGCACACGACCTGCGTGTCGGCCTGTTCACTTCTACCGCGAATTTCTGA
- a CDS encoding putative bifunctional diguanylate cyclase/phosphodiesterase, whose amino-acid sequence MWSPFAINRPLAWAAMAALLACVWLPGPGLRLMAATIVVAGLSHIWRQLRRERQNADLMQQALMLSEEGVQITDAENRILAVNPAFTRITGFTEEEVRGVNAANLVASRHDSSFFKRFWQTLESKGRWEGEIWNRRKQGDEYPEWLRVKAVVGRKGRITHYVGTFTDISVHKAREQDLRRIGFEDPLTGLPNRRRLHDLMTSRLRHLRAGESLDMAIIDIDGFKSVNDSLGVDQGDRLLARFGQRLAGHVAGGVVGRLGGDEFLVIRTTTFDDHDKWIAGLREHLGEPFEIDHRSLRLGLSIGSCRAPEDGSDSGVLFQRLESALYSAKRHGRNVSQRFRPALDVQDTPQMALVYSLRDALANGGQLELYYQSQHRTSDGLVVGLEALLRWRHPEHGLVSPGDFIPLAERHGLMGMLGNWVIDEALGQMARWQEMGMPKLPVWINISAIQMFQGELESALSSGLARHGIAAGQLGLELTESVLLDERAGDIVPRLEALRERGHRIAIDDFGTGYSSLGYLKRLPLDKIKLDRAFIRSLPDDPADAAIVSAVLAMARGLSLDVIAEGVETQGQLDFLRDAGCRLVQGFYFARPMAVGALAEHWQSLAGQSSTVQLGTTPVV is encoded by the coding sequence ATGTGGTCACCTTTCGCGATCAATCGCCCGTTGGCCTGGGCCGCAATGGCTGCGCTGCTGGCATGCGTCTGGCTGCCTGGTCCTGGCTTGCGCCTGATGGCGGCGACCATCGTGGTCGCTGGCCTTTCCCATATATGGCGGCAGCTGCGACGTGAGCGACAGAATGCCGACCTGATGCAGCAGGCGCTGATGCTCTCCGAGGAGGGCGTGCAGATCACCGATGCCGAGAACCGTATCCTGGCGGTCAACCCAGCCTTCACCCGAATCACCGGCTTCACCGAGGAGGAGGTGCGAGGCGTCAATGCGGCCAACCTGGTGGCGTCCCGGCACGACTCCAGCTTCTTCAAGCGCTTCTGGCAAACCCTGGAAAGCAAGGGACGCTGGGAGGGTGAGATATGGAATCGGCGCAAGCAGGGCGACGAGTACCCCGAGTGGCTGCGCGTCAAGGCAGTGGTGGGCAGGAAAGGCAGGATCACCCACTATGTCGGCACCTTCACCGACATTTCCGTTCACAAGGCCCGCGAGCAGGACCTGCGGCGCATCGGCTTCGAGGACCCGCTCACCGGCTTGCCCAATCGGCGTCGACTGCATGATCTGATGACATCGCGCCTGCGTCACCTGAGAGCCGGCGAAAGTCTCGATATGGCGATCATCGATATCGACGGCTTCAAGTCGGTCAACGACAGCCTGGGTGTCGATCAGGGCGACCGTTTACTGGCCAGGTTCGGGCAGCGCCTGGCGGGGCATGTGGCGGGTGGCGTGGTGGGGCGCCTGGGCGGCGACGAATTCCTGGTGATCCGCACCACCACCTTCGACGACCATGACAAGTGGATTGCCGGCCTGCGTGAACACCTGGGCGAGCCCTTCGAGATCGATCACCGCTCCCTGCGGCTGGGACTGTCGATCGGCAGCTGCCGAGCCCCCGAAGACGGCAGCGACTCCGGAGTACTCTTCCAGCGGCTCGAGTCGGCGCTCTACTCGGCCAAGCGTCACGGCCGCAACGTCAGCCAGCGCTTCCGGCCGGCACTGGACGTTCAGGACACGCCGCAGATGGCGCTCGTCTATAGCCTGCGTGACGCATTGGCCAACGGCGGCCAGCTGGAACTCTATTACCAGAGCCAGCATCGTACCAGCGATGGCCTAGTGGTGGGGCTGGAGGCCCTGCTGCGCTGGCGGCATCCCGAGCACGGCCTCGTTTCGCCGGGCGACTTCATTCCCCTGGCCGAGCGGCACGGCCTGATGGGCATGCTTGGCAACTGGGTCATCGACGAGGCCCTGGGGCAGATGGCGCGCTGGCAGGAAATGGGTATGCCCAAGCTGCCGGTATGGATCAACATCTCGGCCATCCAGATGTTTCAGGGCGAGCTGGAGTCGGCGCTCTCCTCCGGCCTGGCCCGCCACGGTATCGCGGCCGGCCAGCTTGGCCTCGAGCTGACCGAGTCGGTGCTGCTCGACGAACGCGCCGGCGATATCGTCCCGCGCCTCGAGGCCCTGCGAGAGCGTGGCCACCGCATTGCCATCGACGATTTCGGTACCGGCTATTCGTCCTTGGGCTACCTCAAGCGCCTGCCGCTGGACAAGATCAAGCTGGACCGGGCCTTCATCCGCTCGCTGCCTGACGACCCCGCCGATGCCGCCATCGTCAGTGCGGTGCTGGCCATGGCCCGGGGGCTGTCGCTGGATGTCATTGCCGAAGGGGTGGAGACCCAGGGACAGCTTGATTTCCTGCGCGATGCCGGCTGTCGTCTGGTGCAGGGTTTCTACTTCGCCCGCCCAATGGCGGTCGGCGCATTGGCGGAGCACTGGCAGAGCCTCGCCGGCCAGTCGTCGACAGTCCAACTGGGCACCACCCCCGTCGTCTGA
- a CDS encoding SAM-dependent methyltransferase, with translation MAQLDRLEGGRITLIEGSHCHLLGQDGPLRVTLVVRNPRAWQRLALGGSVGAAEAYLDGDWDADDLVALIRLFAANLERVNRDMENGTARMGRWLLAALNALQRNTHRGAKRHIAAHYDIGNDLFATFLDREHRMYSSAVFPRADATLEEASTHKLDLMLAKLDVRPEHHLLEIGTGWGGLAIHAAKTRGCRVTTTTISAEQYAYTARRIREEGLEERITLLQQDYRKLEGRFDRLISVEMIEAVGHQYLPTYLKTLDRLLNADGLALLQAITIRDQRFEAAKREMDFIKRHVFPGGFLPSHRVILDAMARHTSLNVLALDEIGPHYARTLREWRHRFEANLETVRKLGYEERFIRLWRYYLCYCEGGFLERTIGTCHLLLARPGARPAPLEGQP, from the coding sequence ATGGCCCAGCTCGACCGCCTGGAGGGCGGCCGGATCACCCTGATCGAAGGCAGCCACTGCCACCTTCTCGGCCAGGACGGCCCGCTGCGCGTGACGCTGGTGGTTCGCAATCCACGGGCCTGGCAGCGCCTGGCCCTGGGGGGTAGCGTGGGGGCGGCCGAAGCCTACCTCGACGGCGACTGGGATGCAGACGATCTGGTAGCGCTGATCCGCCTGTTCGCCGCCAACCTGGAACGAGTCAATCGTGACATGGAAAACGGCACCGCCCGGATGGGTCGATGGTTGCTGGCCGCCCTGAACGCCTTGCAGCGAAACACTCACCGCGGCGCCAAGCGTCACATTGCCGCCCACTACGACATCGGCAACGACCTGTTCGCCACCTTTCTGGACCGCGAACACCGGATGTATTCCAGTGCCGTCTTCCCCCGTGCCGATGCCACTCTCGAAGAGGCCTCGACCCACAAGCTCGATCTGATGCTGGCAAAGCTCGACGTCCGGCCGGAGCATCATCTGCTGGAGATCGGTACCGGCTGGGGCGGGCTGGCCATCCATGCGGCGAAGACGCGCGGCTGTCGTGTCACCACCACGACCATTTCCGCCGAGCAGTACGCCTATACGGCACGGCGCATCCGTGAAGAAGGGCTGGAGGAGAGGATCACGCTGCTGCAACAGGACTACCGGAAGCTGGAGGGCCGCTTCGACCGGCTGATATCGGTGGAGATGATCGAGGCCGTGGGGCATCAGTACCTGCCGACCTACCTCAAGACGCTGGATCGACTGCTGAACGCCGATGGCCTCGCCCTGTTGCAGGCCATCACCATACGCGACCAGCGCTTCGAGGCCGCCAAGCGCGAGATGGACTTCATCAAGCGTCACGTCTTTCCCGGAGGCTTCCTGCCCTCTCACCGGGTCATCCTCGACGCCATGGCCCGCCATACCTCGCTCAACGTGCTGGCACTCGACGAGATCGGCCCCCATTACGCCCGCACGCTGCGGGAGTGGCGCCACCGCTTCGAGGCGAACCTGGAGACGGTGAGAAAGCTGGGCTACGAGGAGCGCTTCATTCGCCTGTGGCGCTATTATCTCTGCTACTGCGAGGGGGGCTTTCTCGAGCGGACGATCGGTACCTGCCACCTGCTGCTGGCCCGCCCCGGCGCCCGTCCGGCACCGCTGGAGGGTCAGCCGTGA
- a CDS encoding DUF1365 domain-containing protein codes for MTAAPRSRVYHGTLRHRRFLPREHAFVYRLWMAWLDLDELPTLFDGVPGFSARRPALARFRRSDYLAPHDRPLKQAVREEVERQLGVAPEGRICLLTQLRTLGSGFNPLSLYYLHDSDGSLRALLAEVTNTPWGERTRYACRVDPERSHHTASFDKAMHVSPFHPMDMTYRWRFNTPGGRLLMHMENWREQERHFDATLLLAARPATRRVLLETLARQPWMNLKSRAAIHLEALRLWRKGVPIHDHPACSTREETSP; via the coding sequence ATGACCGCCGCCCCCCGGTCACGGGTCTATCACGGCACCCTGCGACACCGCCGCTTCCTGCCGCGGGAGCATGCCTTCGTCTATCGGCTGTGGATGGCCTGGCTCGACCTGGATGAACTGCCCACGCTGTTCGATGGCGTCCCCGGCTTCAGCGCCCGGCGGCCGGCCCTGGCGCGCTTTCGTCGCAGCGACTACCTGGCACCCCATGACCGGCCACTCAAGCAGGCCGTGCGAGAGGAGGTCGAGCGCCAGCTCGGTGTCGCCCCGGAGGGCCGCATCTGCCTGCTGACGCAGCTGCGCACCCTGGGCTCGGGCTTCAACCCCCTGTCGCTCTATTACCTCCACGACAGCGACGGCAGCTTGCGCGCCCTGCTCGCCGAGGTAACCAATACGCCCTGGGGAGAACGCACCCGCTACGCCTGCCGCGTTGACCCTGAGCGGAGCCATCACACCGCCAGCTTCGACAAGGCGATGCATGTGTCTCCCTTCCACCCCATGGACATGACCTACCGCTGGCGCTTCAACACGCCGGGTGGCCGGCTGCTGATGCATATGGAGAACTGGCGTGAGCAAGAGCGTCACTTCGATGCCACCTTGCTCCTCGCCGCCAGGCCGGCCACCCGACGAGTGCTGCTGGAAACGTTGGCGCGTCAGCCCTGGATGAATCTCAAGAGCCGAGCCGCCATTCACCTGGAGGCGCTGCGTCTATGGCGCAAGGGTGTGCCGATCCATGACCATCCCGCTTGTTCCACCCGCGAGGAGACTTCACCGTGA
- a CDS encoding NAD(P)/FAD-dependent oxidoreductase, producing the protein MTASFSPGNPDSPAAQHVAVVGSGISGMAAAWYLSQRHTVTLFEAADRLGGHTATVDVELGGQHHAIDTGFIVFNDRTYPHFQRLLTELGVASQPTEMSFSVHETPLDFEYNGHTLGSLFAQRSNLLSPRFYRLLADILRFNRRALHELESGSLGGDMSLGDYLDQAGYGRDFQRRYLLPMGAAIWSASVRDMRTFPALFFLRFFHHHGLLSVNDRPQWYTLVGGSRAYIPALTAPYAERIRLATPVLGIHRGPEGVFIDSRAGRERFDQVVLACHADQAQGLLVDATPDERDILAALPYRDNDVVLHTDTRLLPRRRRTWASWNYRLDGRGEDARAAVTYNMNILQRLDTAHTFCVTLNDSAAIDPTKVLGRFRYAHPQFSLAGQAAQARHAEISSVRRRTHFCGAYWRNGFHEDGVWSALRVARALGCDEQRPPAATPPLALEASS; encoded by the coding sequence ATGACCGCCTCCTTCTCCCCCGGCAACCCAGATTCGCCAGCCGCTCAGCACGTCGCCGTGGTGGGCAGCGGCATCAGCGGCATGGCCGCCGCCTGGTACCTCAGCCAGCGTCATACGGTGACGCTGTTCGAGGCCGCCGACCGGCTGGGCGGGCATACGGCGACCGTTGATGTGGAGCTGGGAGGCCAACACCACGCCATCGATACCGGGTTCATCGTCTTCAACGACCGCACCTACCCTCATTTTCAGCGCCTGCTCACCGAACTCGGCGTTGCCAGCCAGCCCACTGAGATGAGTTTCTCGGTGCATGAGACGCCGCTGGATTTCGAGTACAACGGACATACCCTGGGCTCCCTGTTCGCCCAGCGCAGCAACCTGCTGAGCCCCCGTTTCTATCGCCTGCTGGCCGATATCCTGCGCTTCAACCGGCGTGCTCTTCACGAACTGGAGAGCGGTAGCCTTGGCGGCGACATGAGCCTCGGTGACTACCTGGACCAGGCCGGCTACGGCCGCGATTTCCAGCGCCGCTACCTGCTGCCCATGGGCGCGGCCATCTGGTCGGCAAGTGTTCGCGACATGCGCACATTCCCGGCCCTCTTCTTCCTGCGCTTCTTTCATCACCACGGCCTGCTTTCGGTCAACGACCGACCTCAGTGGTACACCCTGGTGGGCGGCTCTCGCGCCTACATTCCGGCACTGACCGCGCCCTATGCCGAGCGCATCCGGCTGGCCACCCCGGTGCTCGGCATCCACCGTGGCCCGGAAGGCGTGTTCATCGATTCCCGGGCGGGCCGGGAAAGGTTCGATCAGGTGGTACTGGCCTGTCATGCGGACCAGGCCCAGGGGCTGCTGGTGGACGCCACCCCCGACGAGCGCGACATACTCGCCGCGCTGCCCTATCGAGACAACGACGTGGTACTGCACACCGACACCCGGCTGCTGCCCCGCCGCCGCCGCACCTGGGCAAGCTGGAACTACCGCCTCGATGGGCGGGGCGAAGACGCCCGGGCCGCCGTGACCTACAACATGAACATCCTGCAGCGGCTCGATACCGCGCACACCTTCTGCGTCACGCTCAACGACAGTGCTGCCATCGACCCGACGAAGGTGCTCGGGCGATTCCGCTACGCGCACCCCCAGTTCTCGCTGGCCGGGCAGGCGGCGCAAGCCCGCCACGCCGAGATCTCCAGCGTGCGCCGGCGCACCCATTTCTGCGGCGCTTACTGGCGCAACGGCTTTCACGAGGATGGCGTGTGGAGCGCCCTGCGTGTGGCGCGCGCCCTCGGCTGCGACGAACAGCGGCCCCCTGCCGCTACGCCCCCGCTTGCCCTGGAGGCGTCGTCATGA
- a CDS encoding SDR family NAD(P)-dependent oxidoreductase → MVALSGRRVVWLTGATSGIGRALATRLLDEGHHVALSARNLDALAELAGARSNALLLPVDVSDREAVRAAGDHLDDLFGRLDLAIFNAGTCEYLDARRFDLDLVQRVFAPNFFGVLHCLDAALPLLRKARAEGSRPLLAATSSASAYVPLPRAAAYGASKAALSHFLESLRLDLYDEGIDISLIHPGFVDTPLSARNDFPMPMRISATAAADAILDGLERRRLDIHFPRRFTLGVRLMGILPPTLRHRLGLRLVRPTPSEPRP, encoded by the coding sequence ATGGTGGCATTGAGTGGAAGGCGGGTTGTCTGGCTGACTGGAGCGACCTCGGGTATCGGGCGCGCATTGGCCACGCGCCTGCTGGATGAAGGGCATCACGTGGCACTCAGTGCCCGTAACCTCGACGCCTTGGCCGAACTCGCCGGCGCCCGAAGCAATGCTCTGCTGCTGCCGGTGGACGTGAGCGACCGTGAGGCGGTACGCGCCGCGGGGGATCATCTCGACGACCTGTTCGGCCGTCTGGACCTGGCGATATTCAATGCCGGCACCTGCGAATACTTGGACGCACGGCGGTTCGATCTCGACCTGGTGCAGCGAGTCTTCGCGCCCAATTTCTTCGGCGTCCTTCACTGCCTGGATGCCGCACTGCCGCTGCTGCGCAAGGCTCGTGCCGAAGGCAGTCGCCCGCTGCTCGCCGCGACCTCAAGCGCCTCGGCCTACGTGCCGCTGCCCCGGGCGGCCGCCTACGGCGCATCCAAGGCCGCCCTGAGCCATTTCCTGGAGTCGCTGCGCCTGGACCTGTACGACGAAGGCATCGATATCAGCCTGATCCACCCCGGTTTCGTCGACACGCCCCTGTCGGCGCGCAACGACTTCCCCATGCCCATGCGGATCTCTGCCACCGCGGCTGCCGACGCGATTCTCGACGGTCTCGAGCGACGCCGGCTAGACATCCATTTTCCCCGCCGCTTCACCCTGGGAGTGCGACTGATGGGCATCCTGCCCCCGACCCTGCGTCATCGCCTGGGCCTTCGCCTGGTGCGCCCAACGCCCAGTGAGCCCCGCCCATGA
- a CDS encoding nuclear transport factor 2 family protein — protein sequence MSQEPALEAFCAFFNKLDTTYTNKLYEVYTEDVVFTDPLHHIQGRDALERYFRGLYENVTECSFEFHDRLHQGHEACVTWTMRLIHPRLARGRPVSVDGCSRLSFPAEDPRRVCRHRDFFDAGAMLYEHLPILGPTVRLLKRRLGE from the coding sequence ATGAGCCAGGAACCTGCCCTGGAGGCCTTCTGCGCCTTCTTCAATAAACTAGACACAACCTATACAAATAAACTGTACGAGGTATATACTGAGGATGTGGTCTTCACCGACCCTCTGCACCATATCCAGGGACGGGATGCGCTGGAAAGGTACTTCCGTGGGTTGTACGAAAATGTGACCGAGTGCAGCTTCGAGTTCCACGACCGCCTGCACCAGGGCCACGAGGCCTGTGTGACCTGGACGATGCGGCTGATCCATCCGCGTCTGGCCCGCGGCCGCCCCGTCTCGGTGGATGGGTGCTCAAGGCTGTCTTTCCCGGCTGAAGACCCACGGCGGGTGTGTCGACATCGTGATTTCTTCGATGCCGGCGCCATGCTCTACGAGCACCTGCCGATTCTGGGCCCGACGGTTCGCTTGCTGAAGCGCCGCCTGGGCGAGTAA
- the phrB gene encoding deoxyribodipyrimidine photo-lyase, producing the protein MTCVLMWFRSDLRVHDNTALAAAARQGPVVAVFLRCLPQWQRHGHGANKLDFWHRGVSALRRELAGLNIPLLHRDIEAYDQAPTTLLALARETGAQRLHFNREYPLDEQRRDQTVITDFERAGLSARGHHDATAFAPGELLTGNGGYYRVFTPFAKAWHRQLSAERLTLHDTPPPQSPPAIASDPLPPSPHLGEQPVATEDWPAGAEPAADRLERFLRFRGRHYARQRDIPAIQGTSELSPYLALGMVSHRQCLQAVLGENHGRLAEGDAGLVAWVNELVWREFYQHVAAGFPRVCQHRAFQRHTEYVAWRNDEAGFRAWCEGRTGYPLVDAAMRQLVQTGWMHNRLRMITAMFLSKHLLIDWRRGESFFLHHLVDGEFCANNGGWQWAASTGTDAAPYFRVFNPTTQSSRFDSEGAFIAKFVPELAALPPKGRLAPSAEQRQQTHYPPPVVDHKVARLRAIDAFKALKPD; encoded by the coding sequence ATGACCTGCGTACTGATGTGGTTTCGCAGCGACCTGCGAGTCCATGACAATACCGCACTGGCTGCCGCAGCACGCCAGGGCCCTGTGGTAGCGGTCTTCCTGCGCTGCCTGCCCCAGTGGCAGCGCCATGGCCATGGCGCCAACAAGCTCGACTTCTGGCACCGTGGCGTATCGGCACTGCGCAGGGAGCTGGCCGGCCTGAACATTCCGCTGCTGCACCGGGATATCGAGGCCTACGACCAGGCCCCGACAACCCTGCTCGCCCTGGCTCGGGAAACCGGTGCGCAGAGGCTGCATTTCAATCGCGAGTACCCGCTGGACGAACAGCGCCGCGATCAGACCGTAATCACCGACTTCGAGCGGGCCGGGCTCTCCGCCAGAGGGCATCACGACGCCACGGCCTTTGCCCCCGGCGAGCTGCTGACGGGAAACGGGGGCTACTATCGCGTCTTCACTCCCTTCGCCAAGGCTTGGCACCGGCAGCTCAGCGCCGAGCGCCTGACCCTTCACGATACCCCTCCTCCCCAGTCACCCCCGGCCATTGCCAGCGACCCACTGCCGCCCTCTCCCCATCTCGGCGAACAGCCCGTGGCCACCGAGGATTGGCCTGCCGGCGCAGAACCGGCGGCCGACCGGCTCGAGCGTTTTCTGCGCTTTCGTGGTCGGCACTATGCGCGGCAGCGTGACATTCCGGCCATCCAGGGCACCAGCGAGCTCTCGCCCTACCTGGCACTGGGAATGGTTTCCCATCGCCAGTGCCTGCAGGCGGTGCTTGGCGAAAACCATGGCCGCTTGGCCGAGGGGGATGCCGGCCTCGTGGCCTGGGTGAACGAACTGGTCTGGCGTGAGTTCTACCAGCACGTGGCTGCGGGCTTTCCGAGGGTGTGCCAGCACCGCGCCTTTCAGCGGCATACCGAATACGTGGCGTGGCGCAATGACGAAGCCGGCTTTCGTGCCTGGTGCGAAGGGCGTACCGGCTACCCCCTCGTCGATGCCGCCATGCGCCAGCTGGTGCAGACCGGCTGGATGCACAACCGCCTGCGCATGATCACCGCCATGTTCCTCAGCAAGCACCTCTTGATCGACTGGCGACGCGGCGAGAGCTTCTTCCTGCATCATCTTGTCGACGGCGAATTCTGCGCCAACAACGGTGGCTGGCAGTGGGCGGCTTCCACCGGCACCGACGCCGCACCCTATTTCCGCGTCTTCAACCCGACCACCCAGTCGAGTCGCTTCGACTCCGAGGGTGCCTTCATCGCCAAATTCGTGCCGGAGCTGGCCGCGCTTCCCCCCAAGGGCAGGCTGGCTCCGTCCGCGGAGCAACGTCAACAGACCCATTACCCACCACCGGTCGTCGATCACAAGGTCGCCAGGCTAAGAGCGATTGACGCCTTCAAGGCACTGAAACCCGACTGA